Proteins encoded in a region of the Carassius auratus strain Wakin chromosome 21, ASM336829v1, whole genome shotgun sequence genome:
- the LOC113038978 gene encoding protein S100-A1-like has translation MKGCGLRSQGYYGATPELSYIVTTTEEGPSCTGYSKTTPSTPEKSLFTNTQNFTSQLSTRCSAAVMPSKLEGAMDALITVFHNYSGSEGDKYKLSKGELKDLLNSELTDFLTSQKDPHLVEKIMNDLDSNKDNEVDFNEFVVLVAALTVACNDFFQEQQKKKGK, from the exons ATGAAAGGGTGCGGACTGAGGTCACAGGGTTACTATGGTGCAACACCTGAGCTATCATACATCGTCACGACAACAGAGGAGGGTCCTTCCTGCACAGGTTACTCAAAAACAACTCCATCCACCCCTGAAAAGAGCTTGTTCACCAACACACAGAACTTCACTTCTCAGCTCTCAACGAG GTGCTCTGCAGCAGTAATGCCCAGTAAACTGGAGGGAGCCATGGATGCGCTCATCACCGTCTTTCACAACTACTCAGGGAGCGAGGGAGACAAATACAAACTCAGTAAAGGAGAGCTGAAGGACCTTCTCAACAGTGAACTCACCGACTTCCTCACG TCTCAGAAGGACCCCCATCTAGTGGAAAAGATCATGAACGATCTGGACTCCAACAAGGATAACGAGGTCGACTTTAACGAGTTTGTGGTGCTGGTGGCGGCTCTGACGGTTGCATGCAATG